The Actinocorallia herbida DNA window GTCCTCGCCGTCGTCGGGCCGCGCGCCGAGTTCCCGGGCGAGGGCGAGGCGCCCGTCGTGCGGGTCCGTCGCGTGGACGAGGGCGCCGGCCTGCGCGGCGGCGAGGCAGACGAACTGCCCCTGCGATCCCGCCCCCAGCACCAGGCAGCGTTCTCCCGGCGTGATCCCGGCGAGGCCGACCGCGTTGAAGGCGACGCTGAGCGGTTCGACGCAGACGATGTCCTCGGCCCGCCAGTCGTCGGGCACCGGCCAGGCGAAGGCCGCGGGAACCGCCACGCGCTCGGCCAGCAGCCCCGGCTCGGAGATCCCGACGATGCGCCTGCGGACACAGCCCGACGTCGCGCCGGACAGGCACCGGGGGCAGGAGCCGCACGGGTAGTTGGGCTCGATGGCGACGACCTGCCCTTCCCGCCGGTCCGACACCGCGGAGCCGACGCCGCGGATCACCCCGTAGGCCTCGTGCCCGAGGACCCAGGGGTGCCGGGGAACCGCGCGGTGGCCGGCGACGACCGAGGCGTCCGAGCCGCAGAGGCCGACGCCGCGGATCTCCACCAGCACCTCGGACGGCCCGGGTTCCGGCTCGGGCCAGTCCTGCGCGACGGTGATGCGGCCGGGCGCGACCAGGGTTACGGCCCGCATCAATTCTCACCCCAGATGGACGTCCCGCGCAGCATCAGCGTCTTGACCTGCGTGTAGTCCTCGATCATGCAGCGCGGGGACTCGCGACCGAAACCCGAATCCTTGACACCGCCGAATGGCACATGATCAAGCCGGTAGTTGGAGGAGCCGTTCACGATGACCCCGCCGACCTCGAGATCGCGCCAGGCGGACATGATGCGCCCGATGTCCCGGGTGAACAGCCCCGCCTGGAGTCCGTACCTCCCAGCGTTGCAGGTCGCCACGACCTCGTCGAAGTCCGCGTACGGCAGGACCGCGACGAGCGCGCCGAAGATCTCGTGCGTGACGACCAGCGCGTCCGGGGAGGGCCCCGCGACGATGGTGGGCGCCGCCGAGGCCCGGTCCCGGGTGCCCCCGAGCAGCACCCGGGCGCCGTCCGCCGCGGCCTTCGCGCTCCACGCGACGACCCGCTCGGCCGCGTCCTCGTCGACCATCGATCCGACGTCGGTCGCCGGATCGAGCGGGTCGCCGACGCGCAGCTCCCGCACCCTCTCGGTGAAGAGGTCGAGGAACTCCGCGTAGCGCGACTCGTGCACGTAGACCCGCTGCACCGAGATGCAGCTCTGGCCGGAGTTGCTGTACCCGGTCCGCGCGCAGGTCCGCGCGGCGTGCGCGAGGTCGGCGTCCTCGCAGACGATCGTCGCGGCGTTCCCGCCCAGTTCCAGCACCAGGCGCTTGGCCCCGGCCGCGCGCGCGACCGCGGCCCCGGTCCGGGGACTGCCGGTGAAGCTGATGACGGCGACCTCGTCGGCGGCGCACAGGACCGAGCCGACCTCTCCCCCGCCGTGGACGAGCTGCACCGCCTCCGGCGGCATCCCCGCCTCCACCAGGAGCGCGACGAGCGCCGCGGAGATCGCCGGCGCCTGCGGAGGCGCTTTGACGATCGTGGTGTTGCCCGCGGCGAACGAGGCGCCGAGCTTGTGCGCGAGCAGGTTCGCCGGGGCGTTGAACGGGGTGATGGCCAGCGCGACCCCGACCGGGGCGCGGAAGGTGAGCGCGGTGTTGCCGACGCCGCGCTCCCATCCGGCGACGGGCAGCGTCTCACCGCCGATGTTCCGCGCCTCGGCCGCGCAGACGGCGAAGGTGTCGGCGACCCGGTCGAGTTCCCCGCGCCCGTCCTTGACCGGCTTGCCGAGCTCCAGCGCGAGGAGGCGCGCCAGCGCGTCCCGGTCGGCGCGGACCGCGGCGGAGGCCCGTTCGAGAACGGCCGCCCGGCTTGCGGGGGCCAGCGCGGCCACGGTGCGGGCGCTCTCCTTCGCGAAGCGGAGAACCCGCTCCAGGTCCGCCGGCTGCGCCTGCGGGGCACGCGAGACCACCCGGCCCAGATACGGACCGATTCGGTCACCAGGCGGACCTTCAACTTGCCACTCACCGGCCACGAAAGCCGGTACCACCATCATGTCGTCCTCGATGGACGACCTCAGCAGAACTTCGAGCATCAGACCTCCTAGTACCGCAGAACGGTATTTCTAGACCGTCTCGCGGACTGGACGTAACGTACGAGGAGCCTGCGGGCGCTGACAAGAGGCACGATCGGCGAACTTTCCTCCCGACTAATGTACGAACTAGTGAGTTAGTTGTAGTTACCCAGGTCACAGTCGAGAAGGGGAGACCGCGCAACATTTCTGCATCGATCACAAATCTTCCGCTTGACGGACCTACTGGACCGCCCTGTGGACTGCGTGTAACGTACGGACCGTTCCGCGGCCCCGCCGGAGGGCCGCGCGGAGTCGCGTCTGAGATCGGGGAGACCGAGCCTGTGAGTACCGAGAGCGGCGATGGCGGAGTGCGCAGCGTCCAGCGGGCGCTGGAGATCCTCGCCCTGCTGACGGAGGAGCGGCCCGTGGTGTCGATCCGCGACATCGTCGAGGAGACCGGGCTGGCCAAGACCACGGTGATCCGCCTGGTCCAGACGCTGGAGCAGAACGGACTGCTCTGGGGCACGCAGAACGGCTACATGGCCGGGCCCGGCCTCTGGCGGTGGACGCACCTCGCCCGCAGCAGCTGGGAGCTCCCGCCCGAGACGCGCCGGCAGATGCGCGACCTCGGCGCCAGGCAGCGCGAGACCGTCAACCTCTACATGCAGCGCGACATCTACCGCGTCTGCGTCGCGCAGCAGGAGAGCCCCCAGCCCCTGCGGCACGTCGTCCACGTGGGCGACGAACTCCCCCTGTGGTCCGGCGCCTCCTCCAAGGTGCTCCTGCGCGACGCCCCCGACCCGCTCCTCCTGCGGATCGCCAGGACCTCCCCGTACGGAGACGCGCACGTCAAGCGCCTGCGCGCATGGATCGACGAGACGGCCCACCACGGCTGGGCGCAGAGCCACGGCGAACGCGAAGAGGGCCTTTCCGCCGTCGCCGTGCCGATCATCGGACGGTCCGGCGGCGTCGTGGCGGCGCTCTCCCTGAGCGGTCCCACTGTCCGGTTCGGCGCGGAGCCCGTGGCCCGGTTCGCCGCCGACCTCCGCGACGTCGCCGCGCAGATCTCCGAGCGCGGCTTCGACCACCCCCTGAGCACCGGCTGACCGACGCGGCGCACGCTCCGCGTCCTTCCGCAGGTGGATTGTCTTGTTTAGCTAGAGGAAAAGTGGTGTTCTCATGTCACCTCTCGGAGGCATACGCGTCCTCGACCTGACCAATGTGCTGGCCGGACCGTACTGCAGCTACCAGCTGATGCTGCTCGGCGCCGACGTGGTCAAGGTCGAGGTGCCCGGGCAGGGCGACCTCGCCCGGCAGCTCGGCCCCGACCCGGAGCTCAACCGATCCCGCCTGGGCGCGTCCTTCCTCGCCCAGAACGCGGGCAAGAAGTCGGTCGAACTCGACCTGAAGTCCGACGCCGGACGCCGGTCCTTCGAGGAGATGGTCGGCCAGGCCGACGTGCTCCTGGAGAACTTCCGCGCCGGCGTCCTGGCCCGCCTCGGCTACGGCTGGGAGCGCCTGCGCGAGCTCAACCCGAGGCTCGTGTACTGCGCCATCTCCGGGTTCGGCCAGACCGGCCCGATGAGCCAGGCCCCGGCCTACGACCAGGTGGTCCAGGGCCTGTCCGGCATGATGTCGGTCACCGGCACGCCCGAGACCGCCCCGCTCCGCGTCGGGTTCCCGGTGTGCGACACGATCGGCGGTCTCACCGCGGCCCTGCACATCTGCGCCGCCCTGGCCGGCCGTGACACCACCGGCGAAGGCGTGTTCCTCGACGTGTCGATGCTGGAGTCGGCGATCTCGGCCATGGGCTGGACCGTCTCGAACTACCTGGTCAGCGGGGTGGAGCCGGAGCCGATGGGCGACCAGAACGCCACCGCGGCGCCCTCGGGAACGTTCCGGGCCGCGGACGGGCCGCTCAACATCGCGGCCAACCGGCAGGAGCAGTTCGAGCGGCTCTGCGCGCTGGTCGGCCGCCCCGACCTCCTGGAGGACCCCCGCTTCGCCGAACGCGAGGCGCGCAAGGAGCATCGCGAGGAGCTCAACGACCTGCTCAACGCGGCCCTCGCGGAGCGGACGGCGCTGGCATGGGAGGAGACCCTCGTCGCCGCCGGGATCCCCGCGGCCCGGATCGTCACCGTCCCGCAGGCCCTGCGGCTGGAACAGCTCGAACACCGGGGCTTCATCACCGAGCTGCCCTTCCCCGACGGCTCCGCGCGCGTGCTGCGGGTGAGCGGAGGGGGCGTGCTGCACGACGGGCGGCCGCTGCGGCCCTCGCAGTCCCCTCCCCTGCTGGGACAGCACACCGGTGAGCCGATCTGGAAGGAGGCGTCGTGAACGCGATAGTGGACCCCACCGGAGAGGTCGGCGCCTGGTGGGCGACCGCCGTCTCCCACATGGAACCCGGGATCGTCGAGCTGCGCGGACGGCCGGTCCAGGAGCTGATCGGCACCGTCGACCTGACGTCCATGATCTGGCTCATGCTCCGCGGCGAACTCCCCGACGCCGCCCGGTCCGCCCTGCTCCAGGCCGCGCTCGTCGCGGGCGTCGACCACGGGCCGCAGGCGCCGTCCATCGCGATCGCCCGGATGGCCGCCACCTGCGGGGTCGGCCTCAACAACGCGATGGCCAGCGGAGTCAACGTCCTGGGCGACGCGCACGGCGGAGCCGGAGAGCAGTGCGTTCGACTGCTGGACGAGGTCCTCCGCCTGGAGCGCGACGGCCTGGAGATCGCCGAGGCCGCCGCCACGGCGGTGGCGGCCGGACCCAAGTACGTCCCCGGCTTCGGGCACCGGTTCCATCCGCGCGACCCGCGTCGCGACCCCCTCGTCTCGCTCGCCGAGCAGGCCGTGCGCGATGGCGTCGTCCCCGGCGACCACCTGCGGGCGGGACTCGCGGTGGAGGAGCATCTGCGCTCCGCGCGAAGCCGACCCGTGCCGATGAACATCGACGGCGCCACCGCGATCATCTACGCCGAACTCGGGTTCGCCGCACCGCTCGCCCGCGGGCTGTTCGTCCTCAGCCGCAGCATCGGCATCCTCGCCCACGCCTGGGAGGAGAGCGGCAGCGGCCGGCGCAACAAGGGACCCGTGCCCCGCTCGATCGTCCCCGCCCGCCTAGGCTGAGAAAGGTCCGCGCATACACTGTGGGCCGAACCGGATTCTCTCCTCTCGGGAGCCACATGACCGCCGTACACCCAGCCCCCGGTCGGCAGCGGGATCCCGCTCGGACCAGGGCCGAGATCCTCGACGTGGCGGCGCGGGAGTTCGCCCGGCTGGGATACGACGGCGCCCGCGTCGACGAGATCGCCGCGCTCACCCGCACCACCAAGCGGATGATCTACTACTACTTCGGCGGCAAGGAGCAGTTGTTCGTCGCGGTGCTGGAGCGCGCCTACACCGAGGTGCGCTCCGCCGAGGCCGGCATCGACGTGGCGCACCTCGCGCCCGTCGAGGCCATCCGGCGCCTCGCGGAGCTCACCTACGACCACCACCACGGCCACCCCGACTTCATCCGGCTCGTCAGCATCGAGAACATCCACCTCGCCGAGCACCTGCGCACCTCGGAGGTGCTCGCCAACCTCGGCGCCCCGGCGATCGACCTGATCTCCCGCATCCTCGCCGCGGGCACCGCCTCCGGCGACTTCACGACCGACGCCGACGCCGTCGACGTGCACATGATGATCAGCGCGTTCTGCGTCTTCGCCGTCGCCAACCAGCACACCTTCCAGGCCCTCTTCGACCGGGACCTGACCGCCGAGGCCGACCGGGACCGCTACCGGCGCATGATCGGGGAGATGGTCGTGGCCTACCTGACGGGCGGCGGCCGCAACGTCGACGAGTAGACGGCGGCTTTCCGGGCCCTTAATGTACGAACTGGTTAGTTATTCAGGTGGAGGTCCGCCTTGCGCAAGTCCATAGCCACCGTCTCCCTGAGCGGTTCACTGACCGAGAAGCTGAGCGCGGCGTCCGCGGCGGGCTTCGACGGGATCGAGCTCTTCGAGAACGATCTCCTGGCCAGCCCCCTCAGCCCGAAGGACATCCGGCTCCTGGCCGAGGATCTCGGCCTGCGCATCGAGCTCTACCAGCCCTTCCGCGACGCCGAGGCCCTGCCCGCCGACGCCTTCGCCCGTGTCCTGCGCCGGGCCGAGCAGAAGTTCGCGGTGATGGAGCAGCTCGGCGCCCCGATGCTGCTCGTCTGCTCCACGGTGTCCGCCCAGGCCGTCGACGACGACCTCCTCGCGGCCGAGCAGCTGCGGACCCTGGCGGAGCGGGCGTCCGAGCACGGCGTACGCATCGCCTACGAAGCCCTCGCCTGGGGCCGCCACGTCAGCGACTACCGGCACTCCTGGCGGATCGTCGAGGCCGCCGACCATCCCTCCCTGGGCGTCTGCCTCGACAGCTTCCACATCCTCACCCTCGGCGACGACCCCGCCGGAATCCGCGAGATCCCCGCCGAGAAGCTGTTCTTCCTCCAGCTCGCCGACGCCCCCGACCTCGACATGGAACCCCTCCACTTCAGCAGGCACTACCGCTGCTTCCCCGGCCAGGGCGTCTTCGACCTCACGGGCTTCACCGAGCACGTCCTGGCCGCGGGCTACGAAGGGCCGCTCTCCCTCGAGGTCTTCAACGACGTCTTCCGCCGCACCGACGCCGAGCGCACCGCCGTCGACGCGATGCGCTCCCTCATCGTCCTCGGCGACGCCGTCCGCCACCGGCTCCCCGAGCGCGTCGGCCTCGACCCGCTACCGCCGGTCTCCCCATCGCAGGGATTCGCCTTCGCCGAGATCACCGTCGACACCCGCTCCGAGACCCAGGTCCGCGGCATGCTCGCCGGGCTCGGATTCACCTTGCGGGGCGTCCACCGCACCAAGCCGGTCCAGCTGTGGCAGCAGGGCGACGCCCGCCTCGTCGTCAACCGGGCGCACTTCAACGGCACGGACCGGGAGCGGGGAGACGCCTTCGTCTCCGTCATCGGCGTGGAGACCGCCGACCCGCGCTCCGCCGCCGCGCGGGCCGACGCCCTGCTGGCGCCGCCCGCACCGCGCGCCATCGGAGCCGGGGAGTCCCGCCTGCCCGCGCTGATCGCGCCCGACGGCTCCAACCTCTACTTCTGCCGCACCGCCGCCGACGACGGATGGCTCGCCGACTTCGCCCCCCTGCGCGACGGCTCCGGCGCCCCCGTCCTCGACGCCATCGACCACATCGCCCTGTCCCCCCACGCCGACCACTACGACGAGACCGTGCTGTTCTACCGCGCGGCGTTCGGCCTGGCCCTCCGCTCGAACGAGGAGATCGCCTCCCCCCACGGCCTCGTCCGCAGCCGCGCCATCGCCGACGACCACCTCCGCCTCATCTTCAACGTGCCCGTCCTCCTCGATGACGCGGCGCCCCGCCTCCAGCACGTCGCCTTCTCCTGCACCGACATCTTCGCCGCCGCCGCGCACCTCCGCACCGCCGACGTCCCGCTCCTGCCCATCCCCGGCAACTACTACGAAGACCTCGCCGCCCGCACCGACCTCCCCGCCTCGACCCTCACCACCATGCGCGACCACGGCATCCTCTACGACCGATCGGGCGAAGCCGAGTTCTTCCACCTCTACACCACCACCGCAGGCCGCTCCCTCTTCTTCGAAGTCGTCCAGCGCGTCGGCTCCTACACCGGCTACGGCGCCCCCAACGCCCCCATCCGCCGCGCCGCCCAACACCTCTGACCCGGCCCGGACCGTTCGCGCGCTGGCGGAGGCGTCCGGCGGGCACCGCGTTCCCGTCCGACCGCCACGCCATGACGACCCACGAGAGCGGCCCCTTCTTCACCGCCGACGAGCAGACCGAGCCCGCCGGCGGCGAAGTGCCCGCCTACCTGCCCGGCACGCCCCGCATCCGAGCGGGCCCTGCCAGGAAGGGTCAGGCGTGCAGAGCGGAGTGCAGGGCGATCCACTGATCCGGGTGGACGAACGCCACGACCGTGTCGCGGGCGATGCCCGCGTGCGCGAACGCGGATTCGGCACCGGGGTGGCTCCGGCCGATCGAGGCGAACAGGGAGCCGCCGACGCCGGAGAAGCCCCGTTCGACCAGGCGCCGCCAGGCATCGCCGTCGCGCACCAGCGGCACGGGGCGGCGCTCGATCCGGAGGATCGCCGAGTCGACGGACGGGATGGGACGGAAGCTCTCTCTGGCGATCCTTTCGTGCAGGGTCCAGGTGAAGTACGGCCAGGTCTCCACGGTGCGCCGGCTCCACCGGCCGTAGTCACCGCCGCGCTTGCGGGCGTACTCCAGCTGGGTCACCAGCGTCGCCGACGTCAGGGACGGCGCCTTCAGGCACCAGTCGACGATCGCGGACGTCGCCGAGTACGGGATGTTCCCCACGACGGCGAACGGCCCACCCGGCGGACGCGCCCTGGTGAAGTCGCCCCGGACGATGTTCAGTCCGGTCCGCGCTCTGAGCCGCGCCGCGAGCAGCGGATCGAGCTCGTAGCCGACGACCTCGGCACCGGCCTCGACCAGCGCGGTGGTGACCGCGCCATCGCCGGTTCCCGGCTCCAGCACGAGCCCACTCGGCCGCGCCGCCCTGATCAGCCGCGCGACGGCCTCCGGGTCGATGAGGAAGTTCTGCGACATCCTCCGCCGCGCCCGGTCGACCGGCGTGCGACCGCCCCCGCCGTTCCTTGCCTTCTTCTGGGTGTGCGAAAAATTTCCATGCGCGAAGTCCTGCGCCACGGCAAAGCCCTCTCGGGTCCTCGAGACGAATGTGCTCTCGAAGGGCCCTGGGCTCGCGCCCATGAAGCTAGCGAGCCAGGGCCCGCTCTCCGCGCATGCGCAGGTAAGCCATTGCATCGATCATGGGCGCCACCGTAGGACCGCCAGAACCCGCCCGCAACACATTTTCCGGCCCGAGCGCCCGTCGCCGGCTCCTCGCACGGCTTCCTGAGGCACCCGTGCGGCCCGGCATCCCACGGCCGCCTCCGCCTGCCGGGTCCCCGTCGTCGGCGCCCCCACGAGAGTCCTGACCGGGGCTTCGCCGACCGGACCCTGGTCAGGGCGTCCGGCCGTCGGGGGCCGTGGTCTCCTGGTCGCGGGTGGCGACCCAGGTGGCGAGGAGGCGGAGGCCGTCGGCGCTAGGGGTGTCGGGGGCCGCGGTGTAGAGGAGGAGGGTGAGGTCCGGGTCTGAGGTGAGGGTCATGGCCTCGAAGTGGAGTTCGAGGTCGCCGACGGCGGGGTGGTGGATCTTCTTGACGCCGGTGCGGTGGTGGCGGACGTTGTGGTCGGCCCAGCGCTGCCGGAAGACCTCGCCCGCGGCGAGCGCATCATCGACGGCGTCGACACCACCCCGCCCCCCTCCGCCTCGTCCTGGGCTCCCAGGCCCTGACCTCCACGATCGACACCCTGCGCGAGCGCATCACCGCCTTCGAAGCCCAAGCCGACCTCGCCGTCTCCACCGATCACCCACCCGGCGAATGACCCGCCGAACCGAACTCCGTCCGGGTGTCCGAGGCGACGGCCCTCGCGGGGCCCGGCGGCATAGGCTGGCCAGATGACGAAGTATGCGGCGCTGTTGCGCGGGATCAACGTGGGCGCGGGCGGCGGCAGGAGGGTCCCGATGGCCGACCTGCGCAGCCTGATGGAGGGCCTCGGCCACAAGGACGTGCAGACCTACCTTCAGAGCGGGCAGGCGGTGTTCACCGCCGAGAACGGTGACGAGGAATCACTCGCGGCCGGCCTCGCCCAGGCGCTGGAAGAGCGCTTCGGCCGCACCTTCGACGTGATCGTCCGCGACCACGCCTACCTGCGCGCGATCGGCGAGGCGTGCCCCTTTCCCGCCGCCGAGCTGGAAGGCCGCCAGCTCCACGTCACCTTCTTCGCGACGAGCCCGGAGCCCGACCGCTTCGCCGAAATCGACCGCGCCGACTATCTCCCCGAGGACTTCCGCCTCGGCGACCGCGCCCTCTACCTCTACGCCCCCGACGGCCTGGGCAGCTCCGCGCTCGCCGTCCGCCTGGCCCGCCCGACCCTCCTCAAGGGCCTCATCACCACCTCCCGCAACTGGAACACCGTCAAAAAGCTCATCGACCTGACCCGCCCCTGACCACGCGCTCTCCCGCACCGGCCCGGCGAGAGATCCCAGACGCCGCAGATGCCGATCCGCCCGGGAGGGCAACGCCGAGGCTCGGGCGAAGGCGCGTGCGCCACTGAGCGGGATGCTTCCCGAGCGCCCCTGGTCCGCCGGGCCGCACGCGCCTCCGGTGACCGGCCCCGCCGAGACATCGTGATCGCACCCTTTTGAACGCCGGGGGCGCCGCGGCCTGAGCGATCTCTGCGCGTCGCCTCGCGCCGCGGATTCCCGACATGGCCCGGTGTCCTGCCGCGAATCTGCCACATGCGATCCGGCGAATAACCGAAAAAGCCTCGCACAGGTGCCGTTCTCTGTTGTTACGATGCTTGTCGGGGGCCATGTCGATAACGGTGCCCGGGAGATCAGAGCGCAATTCACACACCCGCGACGAAATCCGGAAGATGATCGCGATCATGCCACCGACCTGCGGATGTGTGTCTCGCCATCGCTCTACGAAGACCGGTGACAGCGAAGTGGCCGACCGGTCAAATAGCACACCCGGAGGCTCGGATTCAAGCCACGAGGGGAATTCACTGGCGCGGATCAGTGCAGTTTTAGATTGCACTGTGACCCACTACACACCCGTGGGTATGGTCTGTTTACATTCACGTCATACAACGGCTCCGTGTTCGGCGGGGCCGTCTGACGAGACGTGGGTGATCGAAAGTGAGTCGAGGCAGCGTCCTCATCGTCGGCGGCGGCATCGGTGGGCTCTCCACGGCCATCGCGCTGCGGAACGTCGGCTACGAGGTCAACGTGGTGGAGATCCAGGAGGACCTCCACTCGTCGGTGTTCGGCGTCGGCATCATCCAGCCCATGAACGCGCTCCGCGCGCTCGACGCGATCGGCTGCGCCCTGCCGTGCATGGAGGCCGGCTACCCGGCACCGGCCTGGGGCAAGGTCGTCGACGTCGAGGGGAACTTCCTGCGCGACATGCCGGGCGCCCGGGTTGAGGGCTCCGACCTGCCGCCCCTCAACGGCATCACCCGCCCCCAGCTGCACCGGATCCTGACGGACAAGGCCGCCGAGGTCGGCGTCACCATCGAGTACAGCAAGACCTTCACCGAGCTCGTCGACGGCCCCGACGGCGTCGCGGTGACCTACGACGACGGCACCGAGAACACGGTCGACCACGTGGTGGGCGCCGACGGCGTCTACTCCAAGGTCCGCCCCTACGTCCTCGGCGAGATGAAGCCGACCTTCCTCGGCCAGGGCGCCTACCGCGTCAACGTCCCCCGCCTGCCCGAGATCGACCGGATCATCCTCCAGACCGGCCCGAACGGCATGGCCGGCTTCGTCCCGATCGGGCAGGACCTCGCCTACTTCTTCTACAACACCGACTTCACCGAAGGCACCTGGCTGGAGTCGTCGGAGCTGGGCGACCTGCTGCGCGAGCACTTGGAAGGCTTCGGCGGCCTGACCGGCTGGGTCCGCGACAACTTCTGCGACGACGCCTCCCAGGTCGTGTTCCGGCCGGAGGAGTGGCTGATCGCCCCGGCGCCCTGGCACCGCGGCCGGATCGTCCTCATCGGCGACGCCGTCCACGCCGTCACCCCGCACCTCGGCCAGGGCGCCGCCCAGGCGATCGAGGACGGCATCGTGCTGGCCGAGTGCCTCGCCGCCGGCCAGGGCGACCACGAGAAGGCGTTCGCGGCCTACACCGAACGCCGCTACGAGCGCTGCAAGCTCGTCGTGGAGACCTGCGTGAACATCGGCAAGTGGGAGATGGACCCCTCCTCCATGGCCGGATTCGACCACGTCGCCGCCACCGAGCACGTCCTGCGCGAAATGGTCAAGCCCATCTGATTTCGCCCGTCACCGCGACAGCGGTGGCGCGTCGACCAGCAGGCCTTCGCACCGGAGTCCCCCAGAGGGGCCTGCCGGAGGAACACCCTCCCTCCGACGGCCCGGCCGGGCGAACGGCCCATCCTCCACCCCTTCCGCGGCGCTTCGCCGTGCCGCGGCCTTCGC harbors:
- a CDS encoding FAD-dependent monooxygenase, whose product is MSRGSVLIVGGGIGGLSTAIALRNVGYEVNVVEIQEDLHSSVFGVGIIQPMNALRALDAIGCALPCMEAGYPAPAWGKVVDVEGNFLRDMPGARVEGSDLPPLNGITRPQLHRILTDKAAEVGVTIEYSKTFTELVDGPDGVAVTYDDGTENTVDHVVGADGVYSKVRPYVLGEMKPTFLGQGAYRVNVPRLPEIDRIILQTGPNGMAGFVPIGQDLAYFFYNTDFTEGTWLESSELGDLLREHLEGFGGLTGWVRDNFCDDASQVVFRPEEWLIAPAPWHRGRIVLIGDAVHAVTPHLGQGAAQAIEDGIVLAECLAAGQGDHEKAFAAYTERRYERCKLVVETCVNIGKWEMDPSSMAGFDHVAATEHVLREMVKPI